Proteins from a genomic interval of Perognathus longimembris pacificus isolate PPM17 chromosome 14, ASM2315922v1, whole genome shotgun sequence:
- the Ngb gene encoding neuroglobin isoform X1 yields the protein MDRPEPELIRQSWRAVSRSPLEHGTVLFSRLFALEPGLLPLFQYDGHQFSSPEDCLSSPEFLDHIRKVMLVIDAAVTNVEDLSSLEEYLAGLGRKHRAVGVKLSSFSTVGESLLYMLERCLGPAFTPAVRAAWSQLYGAVVQAMSRGWDGE from the exons ATGGATCGCCCGGAGCCCGAGCTGATCCGGCAGAGCTGGCGGGCGGTGAGCCGCAGCCCGCTGGAGCACGGCACGGTCCTGTTCTCCAG GCTCTTCGCCCTGGAGCCCGGCCTGCTGCCTCTCTTCCAGTATGATGGCCATCAGTTCTCCAGCCCCGAGGACTGTCTCTCTTCTCCAGAGTTCCTGGACCACATAAGGAAG GTGATGCTGGTGATAGACGCTGCGGTGACCAATGTGGAGGACCTGTCCTCCCTGGAGGAGTACCTCGCTGGCTTGGGCAGGAAGCACAGGGCTGTTGGTGTGAAGCTCAGCTCCTTCTCG ACAGTGGGCGAGTCCCTGCTCTACATGCTTGAGAGGTGTCTGGGCCCTGCTTTCACACCAGCCGTGCGTGCTGCCTGGAGCCAGCTTTACGGGGCTGTAGTGCAGGCCATGAGTCGTGGCTGGGATGGCGAGTAA
- the Ngb gene encoding neuroglobin isoform X2: MDRPEPELIRQSWRAVSRSPLEHGTVLFSRLFALEPGLLPLFQYDGHQFSSPEDCLSSPEFLDHIRKVMLVIDAAVTNVEDLSSLEEYLAGLGRKHRAVGVKLSSFSVGDGTVGESLLYMLERCLGPAFTPAVRAAWSQLYGAVVQAMSRGWDGE; encoded by the exons ATGGATCGCCCGGAGCCCGAGCTGATCCGGCAGAGCTGGCGGGCGGTGAGCCGCAGCCCGCTGGAGCACGGCACGGTCCTGTTCTCCAG GCTCTTCGCCCTGGAGCCCGGCCTGCTGCCTCTCTTCCAGTATGATGGCCATCAGTTCTCCAGCCCCGAGGACTGTCTCTCTTCTCCAGAGTTCCTGGACCACATAAGGAAG GTGATGCTGGTGATAGACGCTGCGGTGACCAATGTGGAGGACCTGTCCTCCCTGGAGGAGTACCTCGCTGGCTTGGGCAGGAAGCACAGGGCTGTTGGTGTGAAGCTCAGCTCCTTCTCGGTAGGTGATGG GACAGTGGGCGAGTCCCTGCTCTACATGCTTGAGAGGTGTCTGGGCCCTGCTTTCACACCAGCCGTGCGTGCTGCCTGGAGCCAGCTTTACGGGGCTGTAGTGCAGGCCATGAGTCGTGGCTGGGATGGCGAGTAA